TCCGGCAGACCCAGTCCCCGAGACCGGAAACGTAATCTCGTTGTTGGTGCGAAACACCATCCGCAGCATCCGCTTGATGTCTTCCATCACTTTGACGAATTCGGGATCGAGATGGCCAACGACCGGCGACTGCATCGCCTTCATTACGCGCGGGCTGACGTTCGACGGACCCGGACCGAGCAGGATGCGCGCGGCGGGCTTGAGCTCGGGGAATGTCTCTGCCAACGAAGTGCTCCTTCTGCACGCCGCGAGCAGCCTCGCGTGCGTATCAGGCTGAAATCGAACCCTGCTATTATGGCCCGAGCCGCCCGGCAGGAAAACCTTGATGCGCGCGGACGGCGAACAGGTATCGCACTTGCCGATTTCCATTGACCAATCCTTGATCGATGAGCTCGCCGCGATCGTCGGTGCCGATGGTATCGTCTCGCGTGCCACGGAGCTCAAGGTTTACGAGTGCGACGGCTGGACGGTGGAGAAATCGTCGCCCGACATTCTCGTGCTGCCGCGCTCGACCGAACAGGTGAGCGGCGTGCTGCGCGCGCTCGACGGGCGCGGGATCGCCTTCGTGCCGCGCGGCGCCGGCACCGGGCTCTCCGGAGGATGCCTCCCGCTCGGCGCGCCCGTGATGGTCTGCACGTCGCGGATGAATCGCATCATCGAAATCGACTATGCGAATCGGCGCGTCGAAGTCGAGAGCGGCGTCGTGAATCTGCACGTGACCAACGCCGTCAAGCCAAAAAAATTTTTCTATGCGCCCGATCCATCGTCGCAGATGGCGTGCACGATCGGCGGCAACGTCGCGGAGAACTCCGGCGGACCGCATACGCTGAAATATGGCGTGACGACAAATCACGTCCTCGGGCTCGAATTGGTCCTGCCCGATGGCGAGGTCGTGCGGCTCGGCGGGGGATACGAAGAGCGATGCGGTTACGATCTCGTCGGCGCCGTTGTCGGCGCCGAGGGCACCTGCGGAATCGTGACCCGCGCGACGCTCAAGCTGATGCGCGAGCCGGAGAATCATCGCACGATGCTCGCGACGTTTCCCGACGTCGAAAGCGCGACGCGCGCCGTGTCCGCGATTATCGCCTCCGGAATCGTTCCGGGCGCGATCGAAATGATGGACAGGATGATCTTGCGCGCCGTCGACGACGCGTTCCATGTCGGATTTTCGCCCGACGCGGGCGCAGTGCTGATCGTCGAACTCGATGGACTCGAAATCGGTCTCACCGATTTTGCCGACCGCGTCGCGACGATCGCGCGCGAAGCCGGCGCCAGCGACATGAAGCTCGCGCGCGACGAAGCTGAACGCGCACTGCTGTGGAAGGCGCGCAAGCGCGCGTTTGGCGCTGTTGGCCGCCTCGCGCCGAACTACTGCACACAGGACGGCGTCGTGCCGCGCACGCGATTGCCGGACATTCTGCGCGTCATCAACGAAGCGAGTGTGAGGCACAACCTCGCGATCGGCAACGTCTTCCACGCGGGCGATGGCAATCTGCATCCGATAATTCTTTACGACGAGCGCGAGCCGGGACAGGTCGAGCGCGCGCTCGCGGCCGGCCGCGATATTCTTAAGGCCTGCGTCGAGATGGGCGGCAGTCTGACCGGCGAGCATGGAATCGGCGCGGAGAAGATGGGCGAGATGCCGCTGATGTTCGCGCCTGACGATCTGACCGCGATGATGGCGCTGCGGCGGGTCTTCGATCCGCACGAGCGCGCGAATCCAGGTAAGATTATTCCGCAGCCGGGCGCATGCGTCGAAGTCGCGATGCCGCATCGGCAGGTTCCGATCTGAGGCTTTGCGAGACTGGTTGTGAGCGAAGTTCCCCCCGAGACTGCATCGGAAAAAGTTGCGCGTTTGATTGGCGCCGATCGCGTGCGCAAGCCGCTCGATCGCGAGCACGCCTGCGTCGGCGTCATGGTCGAGCCCGCGTCGGTTGAGGAAATCAGCGAACTTGTTCGAATGTGCGAGACTGATCGTCTCACGCTCGCGCCAGTCGGCGCCGCGCGAACGTTGTCGCAGATGCGGCACGAGCCCGTTACCTTCGGCATTTCGCTTGCGCGCCTTAACCGCATCGTCGCGCACGAGCCCGACGATCTCACCGTCGCCGTCGAAGCTGGAATGACGATCGCCGCGCTCAATGCGGAGCTCGCGAAATCGCACCAGCGGCTTCCCGTCGATCCGTTCTCTCCTGTCGAGACCACCGTCGGCGCGCTGGTCGCGGGCGCGCACTCGGGTCCGCTGCGGCTCTCAGAGGGCACGCCGCGCGATTTGCTGATCGGAGTTGGCTTCGTCGGACAGGCCGGGCGCACTGTGCATGGCGGCGGGCGGGTGGTAAAAAACGTGGCCGGCTACGATTTGATGAAAGTGATTGGCGGCTCGTTCGGCACGCTGGGAATTATCACGGAAACGGTTTTCAAGATTCGC
This Candidatus Binataceae bacterium DNA region includes the following protein-coding sequences:
- a CDS encoding FAD-linked oxidase C-terminal domain-containing protein, which encodes MRADGEQVSHLPISIDQSLIDELAAIVGADGIVSRATELKVYECDGWTVEKSSPDILVLPRSTEQVSGVLRALDGRGIAFVPRGAGTGLSGGCLPLGAPVMVCTSRMNRIIEIDYANRRVEVESGVVNLHVTNAVKPKKFFYAPDPSSQMACTIGGNVAENSGGPHTLKYGVTTNHVLGLELVLPDGEVVRLGGGYEERCGYDLVGAVVGAEGTCGIVTRATLKLMREPENHRTMLATFPDVESATRAVSAIIASGIVPGAIEMMDRMILRAVDDAFHVGFSPDAGAVLIVELDGLEIGLTDFADRVATIAREAGASDMKLARDEAERALLWKARKRAFGAVGRLAPNYCTQDGVVPRTRLPDILRVINEASVRHNLAIGNVFHAGDGNLHPIILYDEREPGQVERALAAGRDILKACVEMGGSLTGEHGIGAEKMGEMPLMFAPDDLTAMMALRRVFDPHERANPGKIIPQPGACVEVAMPHRQVPI